One Xenopus tropicalis strain Nigerian chromosome 8, UCB_Xtro_10.0, whole genome shotgun sequence genomic window carries:
- the alkbh6 gene encoding alpha-ketoglutarate-dependent dioxygenase alkB homolog 6 codes for MVQEKLPSWLQTYADQISSLGVFGDHCANHVLVNEYNAGEGIMPHEDGPMYYPTVTTISLGSHTLLDFYVPINKDCPEDQNQVSSTEEQRHILSLLLEPRSLLVVREELYTSYLHGICPKTSDTLGPKAANLEKCTAHSGETLQRGTRVSLTIRFVPKVLKTSILFGRGR; via the exons ATGGTGCAGGAAAAGCTTCCCTCGTGGCTTCAAACATACGCTGACCAAATTTCATCGCTGGGTGtatttggggatcactgtgccaaCCATGTGCTAGTGAATGAATATAATGCCGGGGAGGGTATTATG CCACATGAAGATGGTCCCATGTACTATCCCACTGTTACTACCATCAGCTTGGGGTCACACACTCTCCTGGACTTCTATGTACCCATTAACAAAGACTGCCCAGAGGACCAGAACCAG GTTTCCAGCACAGAAGAGCAGCGGCATATACTTTCTCTCCTTTTGGAGCCACGGAGTCTCCTCGTGGTACGTGAGGAGCTGTACACTAGTTATCTGCATGGCATTTGTCCAAAGACCTCTGACACACTGGGCCCGAAGGCAGCAAACTTAGAAAAGTGTACAGCACATTCTGGGGAAACACTACAAAGGGGTACTCGTGTCTCACTTACTATTAGATTTGTTCCCAAAGTACTAAAGACCTCAATCCTTTTTGGTAGGGGGCGGTGA